From one Rhopalosiphum padi isolate XX-2018 chromosome 2, ASM2088224v1, whole genome shotgun sequence genomic stretch:
- the LOC132918883 gene encoding transport and Golgi organization protein 2 isoform X2 — protein MCVIFISSVQHINNGYRLIIASNRDEYFNRPTLPANYWLEDQNIIGGRDLMSSNEGGAWLALNIRGYLVKNFVKGNSSTLEYLQELQGSQDVYNGFKLITINISKKSLETHYFTNFVQDEGPALKHIQNGVQGFGNGPFLKVAEGEKLFNDIVKKYGHSNHKDTLIKELLRFLKWNKLHYPDEELIKRTPKFPGTDDQKKFSSIFVEMPSRQYGTRTHTIILIDHDGKVEYNEWTKSGLIWNHQCYTTILKAEV, from the exons ATGTGTGTCATATTCATTAGTAGTGTACAGCACATAAATAATGGATATCGTTTGATTATTGCTTCTAACCGTGACGAATATTTTAATCGTCCAACGTTGCCAGCAAACTATTGGCTAGAAGATCAAAACATCATTGGAg gGCGCGATTTAATGTCATCAAATGAGGGTGGCGCTTGGCTGGCTTTAAACATCCGTG GCTATCTGGTTAAGAACTTTGTAAAAGGCAATAGTTCAACCCTAGAATATTTGCAAGAATTGCAAGGATCACAAGATGTGTATAATGGATTTAAACTAATCACAATTAACATAAG CAAGAAATCTTTAGAAACACATTACTTTACCAATTTTGTACAAGATGAAGGACCCGCCTTGAAACACATACAAAATGGTGTACAAGGATTTGGAAATGGACCTTTTTTAAAAGTGGCTGAGGGAGAGAAACTTTTCAATGACATTGTTAAGAAATATGGACATAGTAATCATAAGGATACACTAATCAAAGAACTGCTACGATTTTTGAAATGGAATAAATT ACATTATCCTGATGAAGAGTTAATTAAACGGACTCCAAAATTTCCTGGAACTGATGACCAGAAAAAATTTAGTTCCATTTTTGTAGAAATGCCATCTCGTCAGTATGGAACTCG aacacACACAATAATACTAATAGATCACGATGGAAAAGTAGAATATAACGAATGGACCAAGTCTGGTTTAATTTGGAATCATCAGTGTTATACGACCATACTAAAAGCTGAAGTATAG
- the LOC132918883 gene encoding transport and Golgi organization protein 2 homolog isoform X1: protein MCVIFISSVQHINNGYRLIIASNRDEYFNRPTLPANYWLEDQNIIGGRDLMSSNEGGAWLALNIRGKLAALLNVFELDKRQNAKSRGYLVKNFVKGNSSTLEYLQELQGSQDVYNGFKLITINISKKSLETHYFTNFVQDEGPALKHIQNGVQGFGNGPFLKVAEGEKLFNDIVKKYGHSNHKDTLIKELLRFLKWNKLHYPDEELIKRTPKFPGTDDQKKFSSIFVEMPSRQYGTRTHTIILIDHDGKVEYNEWTKSGLIWNHQCYTTILKAEV from the exons ATGTGTGTCATATTCATTAGTAGTGTACAGCACATAAATAATGGATATCGTTTGATTATTGCTTCTAACCGTGACGAATATTTTAATCGTCCAACGTTGCCAGCAAACTATTGGCTAGAAGATCAAAACATCATTGGAg gGCGCGATTTAATGTCATCAAATGAGGGTGGCGCTTGGCTGGCTTTAAACATCCGTGGTAAGTTAGCTGCTTTATTAAATGTGTTTGAATTAGATAAAAGACAAAATGCTAAATCTAGAGGCTATCTGGTTAAGAACTTTGTAAAAGGCAATAGTTCAACCCTAGAATATTTGCAAGAATTGCAAGGATCACAAGATGTGTATAATGGATTTAAACTAATCACAATTAACATAAG CAAGAAATCTTTAGAAACACATTACTTTACCAATTTTGTACAAGATGAAGGACCCGCCTTGAAACACATACAAAATGGTGTACAAGGATTTGGAAATGGACCTTTTTTAAAAGTGGCTGAGGGAGAGAAACTTTTCAATGACATTGTTAAGAAATATGGACATAGTAATCATAAGGATACACTAATCAAAGAACTGCTACGATTTTTGAAATGGAATAAATT ACATTATCCTGATGAAGAGTTAATTAAACGGACTCCAAAATTTCCTGGAACTGATGACCAGAAAAAATTTAGTTCCATTTTTGTAGAAATGCCATCTCGTCAGTATGGAACTCG aacacACACAATAATACTAATAGATCACGATGGAAAAGTAGAATATAACGAATGGACCAAGTCTGGTTTAATTTGGAATCATCAGTGTTATACGACCATACTAAAAGCTGAAGTATAG
- the LOC132918883 gene encoding transport and Golgi organization protein 2 homolog isoform X3: protein MSSNEGGAWLALNIRGKLAALLNVFELDKRQNAKSRGYLVKNFVKGNSSTLEYLQELQGSQDVYNGFKLITINISKKSLETHYFTNFVQDEGPALKHIQNGVQGFGNGPFLKVAEGEKLFNDIVKKYGHSNHKDTLIKELLRFLKWNKLHYPDEELIKRTPKFPGTDDQKKFSSIFVEMPSRQYGTRTHTIILIDHDGKVEYNEWTKSGLIWNHQCYTTILKAEV, encoded by the exons ATGTCATCAAATGAGGGTGGCGCTTGGCTGGCTTTAAACATCCGTGGTAAGTTAGCTGCTTTATTAAATGTGTTTGAATTAGATAAAAGACAAAATGCTAAATCTAGAGGCTATCTGGTTAAGAACTTTGTAAAAGGCAATAGTTCAACCCTAGAATATTTGCAAGAATTGCAAGGATCACAAGATGTGTATAATGGATTTAAACTAATCACAATTAACATAAG CAAGAAATCTTTAGAAACACATTACTTTACCAATTTTGTACAAGATGAAGGACCCGCCTTGAAACACATACAAAATGGTGTACAAGGATTTGGAAATGGACCTTTTTTAAAAGTGGCTGAGGGAGAGAAACTTTTCAATGACATTGTTAAGAAATATGGACATAGTAATCATAAGGATACACTAATCAAAGAACTGCTACGATTTTTGAAATGGAATAAATT ACATTATCCTGATGAAGAGTTAATTAAACGGACTCCAAAATTTCCTGGAACTGATGACCAGAAAAAATTTAGTTCCATTTTTGTAGAAATGCCATCTCGTCAGTATGGAACTCG aacacACACAATAATACTAATAGATCACGATGGAAAAGTAGAATATAACGAATGGACCAAGTCTGGTTTAATTTGGAATCATCAGTGTTATACGACCATACTAAAAGCTGAAGTATAG
- the LOC132918884 gene encoding trafficking protein particle complex subunit 4 — MGIYGVYIVSKSGGLIFNYDYTVPKIETEQTFGYPLDLKLSCENNRLLVSFGQRDNIKVGHVLLAINGVPVSGRKLEDGKDAIEMLNDATNYPLNLKFGRPKMTINEKIFLASMFYPLFAIASQLSPEPRSSGIETLEADTFKLQCFQTLTGVKFMVIADPTHVGLEQLLKKIYEIYADFALKNPFYSLEMPIRCELFDTNLQALLEQADKNGINSI; from the exons ATGGGAATATACGGTGTGTACATTGTGTCAAAATCAGGGGGGCTAATATTCAATTATGACTATACTGTGCCAAAAATCGAAACCGAACAAACATTTGGTTATCCATTAGATCTTAAACTATCTTGTGAAAACAACAGACTATTGGTATCGTTTGGTCAACGAGACAACATCAAAG ttgGTCATGTATTATTAGCAATCAATGGAGTTCCTGTTTCTGGTAGAAAACTGGAAGATGGCAAGGATGCAATAGAAATGTTAAATGATGCAACCAATTATCCCCTTAATTTGAAATTTGGCCGGCCAAAAATGACTATCAATGAAAAGATATTCTTAGCCAGTATGTTTTATCCATTATTTGCCATTGCATCACAATTAAGTCCAGAGCCCAGGAGTTCTGGAATCGAAACTTTAGAAGCTGATACATTTAAACTCCAATGTTTTCAAACTCTGACTG gagTGAAATTTATGGTTATTGCTGATCCAACGCATGTAGGCCTTGAACaacttttaaagaaaatttatgAGATTTATGCAGACTTTGCTCTAAAGAATCCATTTTATTCCTTAGAAATGCCTATTCGGTGTGAATTGTTTGATACTAATTTACAAGCACTTTTGGAACAAGCGGATAAAAAtggtattaatagtatttaa
- the LOC132918882 gene encoding roquin-2: MPIQAPQWTDFLACPVCCNGFDVKTRHPISLGCAHTVCKSCLSNLPKKQCPFDQNLINIEIDQLPINYALLQLVGASIPNNENIPKSMLKNISSDERLLYNKSKKCVEHLALYLKSFATGGGQSTSSGLSRPMQRKLVTLVNCQLLENEGRMRAIRAARSLGERSMTELILHHQSAQQLSTNLWAAVRARGCQFLGPAMQEEVLKLVLLALEDGSALSRKVLVMFVVQRLEPHFPQASKTSIGHVVQLLYRASCFKVSKRDGDSSLMQLKEEFRTYESLRREHDAQIVEIATEAGLRIAPDQWSALLYGDSAHKSHMQSIMDKLQSPQSFSQSVQELIIALQRTGDPAKLSSLRSNFELLAAVDPNPSLEWCTWEKLHSVLESARIVVAGLTDFVKSHGNTNKGLKNESIQNQTNVPRYKVSLCRDLMIRGTCPRGGGCTFAHSEEELEKYRNKNRKNSRLAPMIVDHEYLTNKPNFMPKEQFEFIHNKKPIMLSENTQDLAPIPVEHSYIVPTGQNYYQNGQQQIYPVGQYGHEIYGPGPHPHGMLINPNNKMYMDQNIPGHSNKMKNVSSSLVSLQNRKQELMGQIDRVMTACSITPDQVDFDRYSMWDNGLFHAKTGLPSPVNIQTGRPMLIRSDSILADPDEFVPFELAVNGKYGPIGGNGTNPVAPPPPPQSSAVVNNNQTVGAKNGKSLRRPCTLSIPTPAAAAAAQAQFFSSTTTTTITTPLGTLRGARNSPVAASWYFNSPQGYPAAAHIVASPVGAIGQSYITIHSPAGIMEPPNFFGSHKAPKSLMAESQKMKNQLKNLEKKINDLKLATQNVAAKETDKLSEELAQIERDIQTEEQQFLTQCYSETATITTWGDGIWSSTTSSGFTAQQDDAYNSNNVKQAELKWDGGDNKSEKSVVEEV, from the exons ATGCCAATCCAAGCTCCGCAGTGGACCGATTTTCTGGCGTGCCCCGTGTGTTGTAATGGTTTTGACGTCAAGACCCGACATCCTATCAGTTTGGGATGTGCTCATACGGTGTGCAAATCATGCCTGTCTAATCTACCTAAAAAACAATGCCCCTTTGATCAA aatttaataaacatagaaATTGATCAACTTCCAATCAATTATGCTTTACTTCAATTGGTGGGAGCATCAATACCAAACAATGAAAACATTCCAAAAtccatgttaaaaaatatttcatctgaTGAACggctgttatataataaatcaaagaaATGTGTAGAACATCTTGCATTATACCTTAAATCATTTGCAactg gtGGTGGTCAATCAACAAGTTCTGGACTATCACGGCCTATGCAGCGTAAATTGGTAACACTAGTGAACTGTCAACTTTTAGAAAATGAAGGCCGTATGAGAGCCATCAGAGCAGCCAGATCTCTAGGTGAACGTAGTATGACAGAACTTATACTCCATCATCAAAGTGCTCAACAATTATCTACTAATTTATGGGCTGCTGTTCGAGCTCGTGGTTGTCAGTTTTTGGGACCAGCCATGCAAGAAGAAGTATTAAAACTGGTTCTATTAGCTTTGGAGGATGGTTCTGCTTTATCGAGAAAAGTCTTAGTAATGTTTGTAGTTCAAAGATTAGAACCACATTTTCCTCAAGCATCTAAAACTAGTATTGGCCATGTAGTTCAACTACTTTACAGAGCTTCGTGTTTTAAG gtttCTAAACGTGATGGTGATTCATCATTAATGCAGTTAAAAGAAGAGTTCCGTACTTATGAGAGTTTAAGACGTGAACATGATGCCCAAATTGTAGAAATTGCTACTGAAGCTGGACTGCGTATAGCTCCTGACCAATGGTCAGCACTTCTTTATGGTGATTCTGCTCACAAATCACACATGCAAAGTATTATGGATAAGTTACAAAGCCCacaatcattttcacaatctgtTCAGGAACTTATTATAGCTTTACAGCGGACTGGTGATCCCGCTAAATTATCATCTTTAAGGTCAAATTTTGAACTTTTGGCTGCAGTTGACCCTAATCCTa GTTTGGAATGGTGTACTTGGGAAAAATTACATTCTGTTCTTGAAAGTGCTAGAATAGTAGTAGCAGGTTTGACTGATTTTGTTAAGTCCCATGGAAATACTAATAAAGGGTTAAAGAATGAATCTATACAAAATCAAACAAATGTACCTAGGTATAAAGTCAGTTTATGTCGAGACTTAATGATACGAGGTACATGTCCAAGAGGTGGTGGTTGTACATTTGCTCATTCAGAAGAAGAATTAGAAaa GTATAGGAATAAAAACCGGAAGAATAGTCGATTGGCACCAATGATTGTTGATCATGAATATTTGAcaaataaacctaattttatgccAAAAGAACAGTttgaatttattcataataaaaaaccaataatgTTATCTGAAA ACACTCAAGATTTGGCACCTATTCCTGTagaacattcatatattgtaccAACTGgacaaaattattatcagaatGGTCAACAACAAATTTATCCAGTAGGACAATATGGTCATGAAATATATGG TCCTGGACCGCATCCACACGGTATGCTAATAAAtccaaacaataaaatgtatatggatCAAAACATTCCTGGTCATTCTAATAAAATG aaAAATGTATCATCAAGTTTAGTGTCTCTTCAGAATCGCAAACAAGAACTTATGGGGCAAATAGACAGAGTAATGACAGCGTGTTCTATTACACCTGATCAAGTA GATTTTGATCGTTATTCAATGTGGGATAATGGATTATTTCATGCTAAAACTGGATTGCCTTCTCCAGTCAATATACAAACTGGACGTCCCATGTTaatcag GTCCGATTCGATTTTGGCAGATCCAGATGAATTTGTGCCATTTGAGTTAGCAGTTAATGGAAAGTATGGTCCTATTGGAGGTAATGGCACTAACCCTGTAGCACCTCCTCCACCTCCACAATCATCGGCAGTAGTTAATAACAACCAGACGGTTGGAGCGAAGAATGGCAAATCATTGAGGCGACCGTGTACATTATCAATACCTACACCAGCTGCTGCCGCTGCTGCACAGGCCCAATTTTTTAGCTCTACAACAACCACAACGATAACAACACCATTAGGCACACTTCGTGGAGCGCGTAATAGTCCAGTAGCTGCATCTTGGTATTTTAATTCACCTCAAGGTTACCCAGCCGCTGCACATATTGTTGCGTCGCCTGTTGGTGCAATTGGACAAAGTTACATTACTATACATAGTCCAGCTGGTATAATGGAACCACCAAACTTTTTTGGAAGTCATAAAGCTCCCAAAAG tttaaTGGCAGAGTCACAAAAAATGaagaatcaattaaaaaatttggaaaaaaaaatcaatgatcTTAAA CTTGCCACACAAAATGTAGCTGCTAAAGAGACCGATAAATTGTCTGAAGAACTAGCACAAATTGAAAGGGACATTCAAACAGAAGAACAGCAATTTTTG acacAATGTTATTCTGAAACGGCCACTATAACTACTTGGGGTGATGGTATCTGGTCAAGTACCACTTCTTCGGGATTTACCGCTCAACAA GACGACGCTTACAACAGTAATAATGTTAAACAAGCGGAATTAAAATGGGACGGTGGTGATAATAAATCAGAAAAATCTGTGGTAGAAGAAGTTTAA